Part of the Sphingomonas crocodyli genome, CTTATGCCTCCACCAGCTTGGGACGCCAGGCGAGCGCGCGATTCTCGATGGCGCGGACGATCAGGTCGGCGCCGAGGCCGAGCAGCGCGTAAACCATCAGGCACACGACGATGATGTCGGTGCGCATGAAGTCGCGGGCATTGTTGATCAGGAAGCCGAGGCCGGCGCTGGCGTTGATCTGTTCGGCGATCACCAGCAGCACGATCGCGATGCTCAGCGCATAACGCAGCCCGACGAGCAGTGACGGCAGCGCACCGGGCAGGATGACGTGCGCGATCAGCTGCCAGCGGTTAAGCCCGAAGCTCAACGCGCCTTCGACCAGCCTTTTGTCGACCCCGCGAATGCCGTTGTAGAGATTGAGATAGACCGGAAAGAGCGTCGCGAAGGCGATCAGCGCGATCTTCGGCGTCTCCCCGATCCCGAACCAGACGATGAACAAGGGCGCGAGCGCGACCACCGGAATCGTGCGCTTGATCTGCATCAGCGGATC contains:
- a CDS encoding ABC transporter permease — protein: MTNPSSSVPQRLLRSRWLSPILLLAVWEGASRVGLIPDHVLTAPSQVLLTLIAMIRSGELPTNLIVSFGRAAVGLGIGIAAGMVLGLVAGLSRQGEALVDPLMQIKRTIPVVALAPLFIVWFGIGETPKIALIAFATLFPVYLNLYNGIRGVDKRLVEGALSFGLNRWQLIAHVILPGALPSLLVGLRYALSIAIVLLVIAEQINASAGLGFLINNARDFMRTDIIVVCLMVYALLGLGADLIVRAIENRALAWRPKLVEA